Sequence from the Plasmodium berghei ANKA genome assembly, chromosome: 3 genome:
TTTTAATTtccattatatttttttttttaatgattttatcaagatattcataataattattatcatcaacATAAAAATCACCATCTTTTATAAACGTGGTATAAAAATCTGACACGCTTCTGTAGGTCCCATTTGTAATTagtttcattttattacttAACCATAACATAATATAAGTGATACATTCGccattttcaaaattttcacAATCAACTTCAgagaatatataattaaataataatacagtACCAGCGCTAACTATTTGACCGATAGTTTCACATTTTCCTTTCCCTGTTTCCTTGCTAATAGGACAATAAGCATTGTATATTTCAGTATCGGTATGATTCTTCTcgaaagaaaaattatcagGCAAATATTCCTCAATGCCTTCAAATGCATTACACTAAgaacatattataaaaattaatcaAATGTGtattaatgaaatattatgaaattaaagttaatttataaacaatgcaaaacaataaaagaaaattcattttattaaaaaatgtatataccACTTCAAGCAGTTTGTTGGATTCCATTTTTAATCGGAAGATAATTTGtcatcatattatttttatgtaatatatgtattgaGACAAAGTAGgttattaattaattaattgagatttctatataattaatatatgtaattaaAGACATTCTTATTAGTTTGAATGCTTGAATTAACatggaataataatagtattaaACAGGTATtcaatttttgtttatagCAATTGCTAAATTGTCTTAAGTGGTTATTTCtctaacatttttatcatatctatatataatatattttatgcataataaaattttttaaaataatattttaaataaccCGATTACAAAAATTCATGGAATGCCATAACAAAAATAGATGGAATTTgctttatataataatacatttatattataggTTTACacatgaaaataaaattatattcactacttttttaataaatgagTTTCAAAACTTATGTTActataaatacataaataataagaaatATGTTATTACTATGGTTGTTAAAAATGGATTTGGATCTCATTATGTAATTCCATATATTGATATACGCTATTATTCAATGAGGAATATTACacctttttatattatgccaataaatgaaaacatttttttgtttaaattataatatttaataaataaattaatattattttttctaattaaatgatatacTTTGTGCATTTGCATTTAATCAATATGTAAATGATCcattttaaaatgtgtaataactttgtttatatattaacactttatatataaataaaattaatgaataGTTTTGAGTGCATAtcttatttaatttttaaaattaaaaaacataatttacAAATTGGTTTAATTGAACTGTtacaattaaaatatatcatgAACATAAATTTGTTTGGGGATAGCaattagtatatataaaatgtgtattttattttcattcttattatttagtatataaatgattaaaaaatattttttaagcattaaagcaaataaatataattgttttCATACAATTTAatctaaatatattaactttaattttaaaattttattcatacTTTGGTTGGAATATTGTATTAATCTGAGAACCAATATAACATGGGTTACCATTTTAACCACACATTTATACTTATAAcctaaatatatattatgtattgtatattttataataaaacgtatttatttttagatataaaaaactattaaggagaattatataataatcaataaaatttgtattcTCTTCCTCTATAtgtttctatatatttaataattccATTTTCTATTCGACtcaatttataaatattaacataaacactaacataaaaatcaccaaaatatataatactttCCAGTggacaaatatttttaaaatattatactaattcttaaaataatgggtattaaaataaatatgtctTTAACGTAGCTTACtttctttaaatatatttctccAAATAGTACTTTATACTTCAATTCGATTCCTACATCACTTCATTTATCATTCAGTTCAGGTGTCTCTGAGGGAGGAAATCATAAAAAGTTATTTTCTTCTAGTTCCCCTCCTTCTATCCAGTTTCTCATATTAAACGttgtaattatttaaatcgAAATTCTCTTCTAGGACCAAGTCAATTccaatattttatcaatttcTCCATAAAACATTAACCCAAAATTAgcaataaaatacaaaatgaCATAGTTCAACACAATTACCATTAAGTTATATTAACACAAAATTCAATTCttataatttatcaaaatatattactttATTCGTTTATTTTCATCCTCATTTTTTCTCTTACATATTTAGACTTAATATAAATCTTAAAAACTACAACTTATcctatacatatttaaaacaaatacttaaactaataaatattatcaaattataaaaaattaaatacaaTATAACATTTAACCCTAACCTACAAcataaaaactatatacaaattatgCAAAAATGACTCCCCAATAGACAGCTTCTTATCGTATATTAatcattattactattccTGAAATAGTCACTATTTTTCgaatcatatattaatgataagttttattctttatttttttgattttctCTTAAATTCTGTTTTTGAGATCGTTTCCGAAATCCAAATAACGAATACTAACATAAAAACggtaaaaatatgattttttttttaacgtttgcaaatatttaatgaaaataatatttaaatataatattttttaattccttattatttaccttATAAGAAAttcctaaaaaaaatgctatTGCACCAAATATCGATAAAActgtaaataatttgtttccTATCGACGAATTTGATGATGTAACTTCAGAAGATTGTGCAGAActttgtataattttttgtacaGTTTGTTTAGAAATTTTTTCAGCTTGTTCAGAACTTTTTACAGAACTTTTTGTTGTTTTTATCTCTGGAAGGGTTGGAAAATCGCTATCATTAACAcctttacatttattttttaaattattataatcagTTGATAATCTAgacaatatttttctatatggACTgctatcattattattagaatCTCCATTGAgctctttatatttttcaaaaaattgataaGCATTTCCCGAACACGTTTTGCAATTTGACGTGTTTTCATCAAAATTTGTATAcatttcatataataatttaaatggagcataaaatttagatataatattattatccaTATTCAACaaatccatttttttatctatgATTTCCTTATAACTATTATACTCCGTAACACCAGTTATAGACTGTTTATACttctcatttttatttatatattgattataaaaatcatTTAGATTGGTGATATTGTTATGTGATTTTAGGCTCAACATATAACTTAaccatataataatgtaatAAACAGCATCgatgttattttttgcatGATTGTTAAACGAATAAATACTCCCAAATAATTCattaaataacaataaacaTCCAgcattaattttatcaaGATCATCATcacaattattattacaataCTTATTGAAgtttttatcatcattaaaataatactttCCTTCACGGTTCAATTGATCGGGAAACGAGTTCCTTACAACCAAGAATCTTCTACACTAAgaaaacatttaaaaacaattaataaaaacgtgcattattaaaataaagtttAATGATAGTTATATGTAATACAATATCAAAACATGTAAAAGAAATTAttagtattaaaaaattcatatacCATATTGTCATTCATTATAATgggattttatttttgatttgTAAATTGAGTAGAATGGTGctgttttatatacatcGCTCACAATATGTGACGCAAACACTTCAACCCTATATATAACAACTGCTTGtagttaaatatattataactttttaataataaattaatatggaataataaaataatattattactaaaGAAACGTTCTATTCCtttttatgataattaGCTAAATTACCTTAAATAGAGGATTgcttaataaattttaattaaatatatatataatgaattttatacaaaaatgcTATTCTTACTAACATCTTGTATAactttaatataaaaatgaatatactattataatgaatttaaaGTAGTTTGAACAtagaaaaagaatatattaaatttttatatgcttgtttcttataatatataatacagttttttctaaaattatattattactataatccttaaagtatataaatatattgttctaatatattttaaatatttatatacttgtttcttataatatataatataaacttttctaaaattataacaGTTATTAAATAAGTTGCATTGttcccttttttaatttatatacataattttaatattatttttattcctatataattcaatttagaaaaatatcttatataattttatagtATATTTTGCACATCTTTCCCACGGTTTAAAACGGCAATTAGCACTCAAaccatatttataatattatttataagcTTAAATAAGACTCttaatgcatttttttaataatacttagtaaatattaaatgtataacatataaataagtattGATGCAAATTTTAAAGTAAGATGAAAACTATATGTATTAGGTTGGTATATTGCACTTTGAGAGGAGATATAAGAgaattatgttttttaagACAATAATGTAGCCATATAAGATTTAATTATTCTACATAGTTTAATtgtgttttatattttctaccATTAAAACTTTCAAttcatgtatatattaaaattattaattaaaaataacttagaatttttacttttctaaatatataatttgcttttaaattttaataaataatattgtactacatgttttataataaactatatttttaagtaaACTATAGAATTACTAATATTAGTTTGCTTGGTAATGTTAGTTTTAATATTAGCACATTAAAGGCATACTTCGTTGAAggttataatatttcatttgattttttgtgcatacaattttattcttattacaagtttaataatatatataatgaatttataCCCACATAGTGTATcaaataaacataatatatttgttcgTATTTAATacgtttatatatttttattactattatgaTGCTGCTGGTATATCACAATATACTAAAATGAGATAATTAATTCATTCAAGAGAAATACTTAATCCAATTAGTATTTTTCCTTGTTTCATTGTTTTAAAGTATAACATTTTAGAACATATCATTTcgtaataacaatatatttaaattataaatttagagtttttatatatataataacctaataaaaatattattagttcaaattaaattaattattacatactttttatatatactttgcattaatatataattgtatatatttcacAAATTTAACATATTTCGGTTTTAGTCATTGATAcagtattatatatattagaacAACGACGTTAATTTTACATACCAGGttgtttataaatattatagcaaaatataacattaaattttattaatatatttatattttattttttaactattttaaatatatatttccaattatatatacctcaaaaatataatgtttAAAAACTAATAGtgattaatatattattatacctttatagtaaataaattaatatatagagaactatttatatcaatataaattataattttaacataaatgtaaattatttatatgaaaaaagtgagtattatatatatttataatttataaatttattatacacatatatatagtgtattttttatgtattactaaaaatattagatGTATAAAACATCTTTTATAGATAATGTTGTATTGTCGATTCTCGATCGATATTCCATgcatctatattttatgaatatatatcattacaGTTCAGTTGGATAACACAgtttaaatcaaaataaatatgatataaatcataagttttattaaataaaattttcatcaaataaaaaaacatattatgaTATGCATAATTCAATATAGCTCTGGGTTATCAAGGCTTATATAATAGACAATTATCATATAGAATAATAtgaattcatatataatcaatatctatattaatatacgcaatacatatattttattttaatcatataaaatCGGAATGAGCACacaattgtatatattatactttatgaaaaataagaTATGTGATCCCTTTCATATTAATGACAATGTCCCCTTTTTGGTTGCATATTTGGAATTCAGCTCTAGATTAAGCATACGGgtatagtatatatatttaattagtgttcaaattataaataattaaatacaaTATAACATTTAACCCTAACCCCAATATGGGTCCTACAAcataaaaactatataaaaattatgcaaAATTATAGTCAAAAATTACTTCCCAATAGATAGTTTCttaaagtatataaatcattatCAGTATTCCTGAAATAATCACTCTCGTCgaatcatatattaatgattcattctcttctttatattttttattttttctcttaaatattgtttttgaGCTCGTTTCCGAAATCCAAATAACGAATACTAACATAAAATTGGTAAacacattattttttgttaacgtttgcaaatatttaatgaaaataatatttaaatataatattttttaattccttattatttaccttATACGAAAttcctaaaaaaaatgctatTGCACCAAATACCGATAAAActgtaaataatttgttcCCTATCGGCGAACTTGATGTAACTCTAGATTTGTGTGCAGAATTTTGTTCAGAATTAGTTACAGAAATACTTGCAGAAGCTTGTTCAGGACTTTTTGTAGCATTTTGtgttgtttttatatttggaAGAGATGAAATATTTCTACATTtagtttttaaattattataatcagttgataaaacattaaatattttactacGTACGGTACCATTAATATTACAGTCATTGTTAAGGGCTGCATATTTGTTAACAAAACCATTCGCATCATTTGACAGGTTTTCATGTTTATTCCTTGCAACTTTATCATGCATACTACATATTAATTTGGATGcatcataaaatttagacatatctttaatattaatattaaaaaaatcttTTTGTCCATTTATGAATTCATTAAGATTTGTATATCTATTGGaatcatttataaaattactatatttatcattattgATTACATGATTAGTATAAAAATCGTTTATTTTGGTGAAATTTTGGTCTGTGATTTGATTTAATTTGTGACTTAaccataaaataatatatagaaaaaacgGTTTAATATCATTTACATTACAATCTTTGTTTGGGTATTTAGTAAAATATTGTCCAAGTAACCATAAAAATCCAATCGTAATTTTTTCAAGTTCAGTATCGCAGTTATCATTAGGGCAATAATTTTGGAAATcactaatattttttagttcAAATTTTGCGGTTCCGCCTAATTTAACCGGTAAATGCATCCTCAAAACATCAAAGTTTTGACACTAAGAAaccatttaaaaaaaatgataaaatatgtattaagaaaatgatattaaaataaaaattaatgaagattataggaaatataatataaaaaaatgtacatACTAGAGTATCATCCATTatgatgaatataatttatagtTTCTAAGTTAAGGGTatatcatattatatatatactaaaaTAGGTAATACAATTATTTAACCCTATATACAGCAACTTTctgtaaataaaattatttttattattcttaatataaatttaaaattaatatggaacaatatatacttttatgGTAGTTAGATAAATTATCTTGTTTTGGGGGTGtttataaatgttttatcatgtatatatataatacaattttgCATAAATTGGTATACTTAATAACACTCATATGagcattattataaaaatgaatatacttttataatgaatttaaaatatatcttcTTATACACATGCTTTAATATAGAACATAAACAATATCCTGAAACTTAAATGCTgcaaacatataaaaaattatattattactataatctttaaaagtatataaatattcattttttaaattatattaaatatttatatagttATTTCTAATACTATATAccaatattttattaaaactgTAACATTTGCAAATTAAGTTGAATGTTCCATTTTCTATGCAAATTACATAATTCTAATATTacttttaattaatatgaGTAAATTCataattcattttaataaatcaatAACTTTATCTTTATTCCTATATACTtaaatttagaaatattCCTTATTGGgtgattttataatatgttttgCACATCTTTTCCACGGTTTAAAACGAGAATTAGCACTGAAACTGTATTTATAACCTTAAATAAGTCTTTGAatgcacattttttttaaaataatacttagtaaatattaaatatataacacataaataagtattgaagcaaattttaaagtataataaaaaactatGCGTAattaaattgttatatttacattttagATAGGAGAGATAAGGgaagtattattttttaagacAAATATGTACCCATATAAAATCTACTTATTCTACATagtttaattatattttatattttctaccATTAAAACTTTCAATTAATGtatacattaaaaataaattagagctattatttttctaaatatatagtttgctttttaattttaataaataatattgtactacatgttttataataaactatatttttaagtaaactatagaattattattttgcttGGTAATGTtagttttaatattatcacATTAAAGGTATACTTAGTTAAAgtctataatatttcatttgatgttttgtgtatataattttaaactTATTACaagtttaataatatatatcaatgtgttataatcaaattaatttaatgaTTTGTTCGTATTTAATACTTTATCTATtgttattactattatgaTTTTGCTAATATATCACTGTATAGTGCAACGGAATAATTAACTCGATTCATATTAACATTTTGAATCaaagtataatatttcCGTATTACATTGTTTAAAGTATACCATTTTAGAACATATATACTACCTCgtaaaacaatatatttattaatttatatatgataacctaataaaaataatattagttcaaattaaattaattattatttgccTTTTcgataatattaatatttaattatatgaagTTTCCagaataaaacaatattcTAATATtagttattattaaaacattttactagtttatatgtatagatatataataataattctagTCATATTTatcttattatttataattattagaACCAAATATGATAtgcaattttattaatatacttgtattctattttttaactattttaaaatataatttatttatacctcaacatataaaatttaaaaattaatagtgattaatctattattatacctttatgataaataaataaattaaagcGTATAAAGCAACTTCTATTAATactaattaattttaatacaaaTGTAAAGGGAATACAAAAAGAGAATAGTAACTACAATTAAAActtcaaaaatattgtatatatagttcaattttttatgtattacaAAAAACGTTAGAaccataataatattttatatataatgttgTACTATCGATTCACGATCGATAATCCATgcatctatattttatgaatatctACTATTACAGTTCATTTGGATAACACAgtttaaatcaaaataaatatgatacatattataaattttactaaataaaattttcatcaaatatagaaatatattatgttatacataattaatataaccACAGATTAACAAgctttatataataaataattatgatatagcaaatatctatattaatatatacaatatagatattttattttaatcaCATTAAATCGATATTAACGctcaattatatatattataacttatgaaaaaatgttatatgGCCCTTTCATATTAATGGCAGTACCCTTTAGGGGTAGATATTTTGACTTCTGCCAGAAATTAAACATACGGAAAtggtaaatatatttgatcaACATTTACATaccaataaatattatcaaattattaaaaattaaatacaaCATGGTACTTAACCCTAACACAAACACGGGTTCCACAAACACAATTTTGACTCACAACATAAAAACTAtatcaaattattaaaaattaagtATTTCCAAATATAATGTttcttaaatatataaatcattattattattattattcctGAAATAGTCACTGATCTTCGGAACATATATTAgtgatttattttcttctttatttttttagtttttttcttaaatgCTTTTGAGATCGTTTCCGAAATCCAAATAACgaatactaatataaaaaattaaaaaatgtataatttatttatattcataaattaCTTAGTgctgaatatatttttattgacttattatttactttatatgaaattcctaataaaattattgttGCAAccaatataaatgaaattgGAATTAGTTTGTTTATTACCAATGAACTCAATAGTGTT
This genomic interval carries:
- a CDS encoding BIR protein, with protein sequence MNDNMCRRFLVVRNSFPDQLNREGKYYFNDDKNFNKYCNNNCDDDLDKINAGCLLLFNELFGSIYSFNNHAKNNIDAVYYIIIWLSYMLSLKSHNNITNLNDFYNQYINKNEKYKQSITGVTEYNSYKEIIDKKMDLLNMDNNIISKFYAPFKLLYEMYTNFDENTSNCKTCSGNAYQFFEKYKELNGDSNNNDSSPYRKILSRLSTDYNNLKNKCKGVNDSDFPTLPEIKTTKSSVKSSEQAEKISKQTVQKIIQSSAQSSEVTSSNSSIGNKLFTVLSIFGAIAFFLGISYKYSLFGFRKRSQKQNLRENQKNKE
- a CDS encoding BIR protein, producing MDDTLCQNFDVLRMHLPVKLGGTAKFELKNISDFQNYCPNDNCDTELEKITIGFLWLLGQYFTKYPNKDCNVNDIKPFFLYIILWLSHKLNQITDQNFTKINDFYTNHVINNDKYSNFINDSNRYTNLNEFINGQKDFFNINIKDMSKFYDASKLICSMHDKVARNKHENLSNDANGFVNKYAALNNDCNINGTVRSKIFNVLSTDYNNLKTKCRNISSLPNIKTTQNATKSPEQASASISVTNSEQNSAHKSRVTSSSPIGNKLFTVLSVFGAIAFFLGISYKYSLFGFRKRAQKQYLREKIKNIKKRMNH